Part of the Drosophila kikkawai strain 14028-0561.14 chromosome 3L, DkikHiC1v2, whole genome shotgun sequence genome is shown below.
GAATCATTTCAAGTGTTTTAAGTTGGGGGAGAGGCAGTTAAAATCAAGAGGTTTGAGTAATTGCAGCAGTGGaacatttttttggaaaaagttaacacaatttctgaaataattacaaatttctacacccttaaacttaaattttccCTAAGAAAAATGGACAAACTAATGTTactaaaatacaaacaaacttttataagtttatatttttacttgGCCATGTTGGCCAACTTCAGCCGAAAACAAGAACTACTTAACGACCAGGCACTTCCTTCCGCGCCTCCAAACCACGCTTCACCTGCTCTTTCCACACAAACTTCCCCCTCACAGAACCAACCTCTCCACCCTCTAGAGCAGCACCACCTTTAACTAAGAAAccgtaaacaaaaataaataaataaaaaagacatGGCCTAGCCTAGGTCTGGGCCGGACGGGGGCCAGCTGCATCTAACAAGTTCGGCATTTGGCACTTGAATTTAACGCTTGATTGCATTCCAAGCCTAAGTTTCTGTCGCCCCCAAGTCGGACGggatctttatatatataaaagctgTATATAAGCAGCACAGCTGCCATAACTTCAACTTGCACAAGTTCAACTTTCttgaattaaaacaaaattgagTAGCAAAAGCCTGCAACTAAGGAACTTTTAGCAGAACTCAAACTGTAAAGTACTCACAACACTTAAATCTTTTGTATGAATGGAAAACAATAATTGGCGGTTATCCAAAAATACTTTACCAGTCTTTAATCTGAACATTTTCCTAGAGTTTCCTATATTACATATAAttctgttaattttaaaactaaactatAAAAGATCTTTAAATATGAGTCCCAGATATTAAGCTCAGAATAGTAATAGTGGGAATTGTGAATgcatattaatatatattgctTAAGACACTGTCAGACCCACACGGTTAAGATGATGGCTTTGCAAAGCCAATTCAAACGTCAACGACTTCTTTCTGCGGGTTCCACTTTCAGTTGGCCAAAGGGAATCGGTGGCTTAACTTGGTCTTTTTCAGGGGAATGGGGGCTTTTAAGGGGATATACTCGTCGTACTCGAGCTGCTTCATGCGCCTCTCCTCATAGTTTGCCTTTCTACGCTCTATGTTTTCTTTTAGCTCAGCTCCTCCACTTGTGGCTCGTCTTCAGACTTCCTTGTGCCCAGacccaggcccaggcccaggTCCACAACCTCCACACTTCATCCCCATCCCCAATACCCGGCCGTGTGCCAGTTTTTCACTGGCTTCCCGGCGGACCAATGCCTCCTCCACCAACTCCGCGGACCGCAGAGCCCCACCGATAAACTGGCCTCACTTTGCGTTTTGATTATAGCCGGAAATGCCGTTTTACACGtgaatgaaatttgtaaaaagcAGCGTTGCCGAACTTCAGAGCCTacactaaaaataaatggatGGGAAGccgaatttaaatattaaatggaaGCAAATTATTGGCTAGTCAAAACGTATGTGATTGCCATTGTGGATAGGTTGCTTCGTGGAGATCAATTTGCACCATTTTTCGGGtactattttgtttattttgttatttactGAAagttagaaatatttttaaattttaccgCAAACACAAAGGCCCTTTTAGAACCTCTTTTAACAccttttattaaattgataTGGGTTATGATATCACTAGGAGTGATTTTTAATTCTTGTGCCTAATACAGAAACATCTTTTGTACTTCCTGTTAGTTCAAGTGTAAATAAAAGCATTTTGAAAATGCTTAAATCTACATTTCACATTCTAGTTCTTTCAGTGAGTTACAAAACTAAACAGATGTAGCAGTTAGATATAAAGTTAAACCCGTTTAAGCAACAATTAATGTAAAAATTTTcgcaaaaaaatgcaaatcaaagGAGAGTCAAGAGGAAAGGCAAAAACGAGGGAGATGGCAAAGTAAACGAGGCAAATGCAAGGGGAGAGAGTCCACGCTTAGggtaagaaatatattataggaAAAATCCACCCTCGGGGGGCCAGGCCGAAACGTTGAAAACTGCACAAAGGCGCAAAATCATGAAGGACAGCTCGGGGCTCTGGACTGGGACTGAGACTGGGCTCAGAATTGAAATGGGTACGAGGTATGAGGATGTTGACGTTGCCTGCTgcacataaaaaatacaacaacaacaacaagagcaacACAACATACAATCCAAAAGGGTTACAGAATCAAAGGCCTAAACAGAAGGTTGCTGAACCCACGGCGAGACCATGACAAAAAAGAACATTGCAAGGCAATGGGGTGTGCCTGAAAGTGGACCGAAGTTGcaaatacccttgcagatatttgtttacatgtttgtttatataaaagcCAGTACGGTATTTTGTAAACATAACTAGCTATTCGAGTTGAAGGTATACAAAGTTACAAAGCAGCGAATACCATTACTTGGGGAACTAACGTACGGTTTTATagaataactttatttattatttaaagatttgCAAGATTtgctatatttctttaaaagtgCTTAGTCTCATTCGTTATTCACTTTATTATGCATTCTTTTATCAATAAACAATAGCAAAAAGTTTTAAAGAACCTTTCCTGATAAGcctcttttaatatttaactatttatttaaattctgcAGAAATAATTATAGATATTGTATCTTTTTACCAACTAGATAGGTCCAGCCTAAACTTAATTGGAGATACAACTTTCCTTAACACCCACCGAAAGGGTATCCTTGCCTTTAATCAGAATTAATAAAGGATGATATGATCTTTTACTTACCAGACAACTCCGAATGCTCCATAGCCGATGGGACGATCCGGTTGGACATCCTGCGGAACGGCTGGCGGCTGATAATAGGGAGCCGCTGCGGCCAAGATTGCGCTGGCGCCCTGTGGCGCACCACCGGCAGCACCACCCTGTACCAGTGACATCGAAACGCTCATTGATGGACTACGCGGCAAGCTTTCCAAATAATTCGAGCAGCTGCACCCGCTGCTGGTTGTTGCTATCGGTGTTTCTGTTGTTTTGACTGTCTCGTGTTCCGATGGAGCTCAGTTCCGGGATGGTGGTGGTTTCGACTGTGGACTTGGATgtggttctggttctggttctgtTGCTTCCAGAACTGGTGGTGACTgaggtggcggtggtggtggtggtgcttgGCTTGATGTGGGAGAAATGGTGTTGATTGCTCAATGGATGCCGCTGGGGGCTACTGATGGCCGCCATTCAATTGTTGGccatttgttgctgtttggTTGGCTTCTATTCTAATCTATTCAATGCTTTTCCGCTTCTTGTCGTGTTGTTAAAGTCCCTTATTGgacactttttatttatttaaatgagatTTTAGGACATTTTAGAGAACTGCAAAGAAGGAAAGATAAACAAACATTATTTGTTTAGGGGTTTTTGTTCACTAGTGATTAGTTAAAATGGTAAGTTCTTTGCAAGTTTGGAATggaaatatcaatatttttagataaaaatatcgaaaattgCAACTGtcaattttaaagtattacttttgcatacaaattatttcttaaacaAAAAGATATATTCATAAATGGGCACACACATTAAAGCACagtgtaataattttttatattttattaatattatattttatataaataattaaaaaaatttaaagctcAAAGGTTtactaaaacaatttaaattacaacaaagctatttacttaatttttcaactagaacaaaaaaaaattaattacatttaattaaggTTTCTGTCTACAATTTTGAGCTCTAGTTTTTTAAACCGGAAATATCCCGTTGCGTTGGTTCTCTGTACTTTAATTGCAATtacttttgtttgcttttcaaATTTTTGGTGGCAAATAAAGCTgcacaagaacaacaacacaaaaaaaaaaaaaacgaaaattgaaaaacaggAGAGAGGGATAACGAGAGAGCGCGAGAGAGAGGAGGATGTGAAAAGTGCCGTTAGCTGGCTGTCGCGACCGTGTATTACAATTGTAAGAGTGTGCTGTAAGTGTGTGCGCATGTGAGTGAGATTCTGCCGATTCCCGAATCTGAGTGAGATTTTTAGCTGCGCTGCCTGCGCGTGGCTATAAAAAGCCGCTCAAAAGCGCCATTTGAGCGGAGTGTGACAGCcagtaaaaagaaaaaccacaCACAGTTTTTACACAATTTTAAGGAAAGCATTTGCCAGGCAAACCAAACACAATGCTGAGAAGAGCCAAGCCTCCGCCGCCAAACTCTCTCAGAAGACAACAACGgcaaactcaaactcaaacgaaatgcaataaaaaaaaaaaacgggacAAAAGAAATTTTTGCCCggggataaataataattcccAGGGCTTCGTTTTTCCTAGATTTTCCTGGGGTAATTAAACTGGCGTTTCCACCTTTGATTTACCTTAAAAAATGCACAAATTATTTGAGCAGCGACGACGGCGGCagcagtttttctttttgttaatttattttactatttccGACTCTTCCGCATTTGTGGGAGCGAGACGGACGAAGAAACGCGCCGGGAAAGTGCGGGGGGAActttgtgcgtgtgtgtgagggAGAGAGAGCGATAGTGAGAGATAACAAGGTAAAAAACACTCGAACtgaattttgtaattttcttaattattattgtaaaaAAACGCCAGAcgactttgttgttgtttgttgttgttgctgctgtgttactactactactacgaCCACGGCGGctgctcacacacacacactgataCACAATAACACACCAAACACACGTACAATATGCAgcagacaaacaaacaattgCCTGGGTCACGTTTCTGGCTCTCTCGCAGCTTTTATTGCATTATCTTTGTTATCACACGGCCGCGGGGCGTGGCTGGGGGCGTGCACAGAACCCAGATGTAATTACTTTGGCTCTCCGGCTCTACGCGTTCTGTAGCTTCGATTTTCGATCACACGCGGCGTCTTTTCCAACGATTTCGTTCGTGTTTCGTGCGCTTCGCTGTCCCGTTGTTCCGCTGCGGTCGAAAGTTGAAAGAGAACTAGTGCTGGcaaaacatcgatgttcgtCCGTAAAAGCATCGAAAAATCGATAgtggaaaaaatcgattttttgccaGCACTAAAGAGAACTCCGTGAAATCCAGAGTGGGCAGCGCTGAACTGCTTGAGCAAGCAGTACTTCGATAGCACTATCGATATGTTCGTAGCTTTAGTGTCTGGTCACTCTGCacgtttgttttgattttgtttttgggcAACTTTGAAATGGACCACGCGATGAGCGATTTGAAGGAATTCATCACAGATTTGGTTGTTCCGCATCACCGCAGAAGCGTCAACATCAACCAGGACCACATCACCATGCTGGAGGGCAGTAAGATCAAGAAGCAGCACTCCCGCAAGCGGCGTGCCCACAAATCCACGACTCTCAGCCGGAAGGAGTACGCGAAGCTCGGATTGAATACACTGCCCACCAAGCAGATGAAGTACGAGGAAGCCCTGCCGCTGCATAATCTATGGAAAGGCTATGTCCGCGAACACCTGGCACTGCGAGAGGGCGGTGAGGTGCCCGAAGTCCACGATCCCCGCTACGATGAGTTCAGCAAGCAGCTGGTAAAACTGGATTTGCACGGCGCCAAGTTGAGAGTCACTCAGTCCAAGTGCAGCACGCTGGAGAACCTTTCCGGTATCTGTGTGATGGACACCAAGAATGTGCTGAAGCTGCTGGGCAAGGATCATCGTCTGCGAACCGTACCCAAGAGCGAGTGCGTTTTTGGCCTGAAGGTGGGCAACATGGAGTTCACCATCTTTGGACAGCATCTGAATATCCGACCGGCGGAGCGTAGTGTTAAGAAGATCAAGAACTTTGTGGAGCCCTTCATGTAGGTGGTTAAGGGATTGTATTTAGTATGAAGAATCAAATATAAGTAGCCTAGGTCTTGTTTTCCAGTGGAAAATATCCTGAAATCCCTGGATTTTTATGGAAAAAAAAGCTACATCTTTGCCAAAGctttatgttttcatttttcctttttaatacatatataaaaccgtacatttaatgtttttctttttggggaAATATCGCGCCgcgtttctttttgttttactttctAGACATTTTCGTTTAGTCGTgaagagagagagtgggagaTTCCCTGGTATACCCAACGTCCTATGCAGCCGTCTTGGTCATGGTAATGACGGCGGATGGGACCAAGCCAAGCACCTCCAGCGGCTTCTCGTAATCCTCCTCGGCAAACAGTTGGCGCGGAAAGGTGGTCATCAGAGAGAAGGGTGTTTCAATGCCAGTCTTGACCTGAATAAACACGCGCACTGCCGATAGCTGTTCCTTGATATTGAAGGTCTCCTGGAGCGTGGAGCCATCCTGCAAACGAACCTGAATACGGGTTTCGGTGTAGACGCGCTGCGGAGATGTCACAGCCGGAGCCGGTGAACTGGCCGTGGTGGAGCTAACCGAGGGTGCTGGCTCCGAAATGCCCGCTTCCTTTTGTTCTCTGTGGGCAAGCGGTAATCAAAATTCTATGATTTTTTCCAATGAAACTGGAAAATAAACCTCACCTGGCCTTGCGTGCAGCCTTATCCGCCTCGATTTGAGCCCTCACCCGGTCGCGGGCCGCCTTCTCTTCGTCCTTTTCGCGCTTGCGCTGCTCCACGATTTTCTTCATTTCCAGCTCCTCCATGCGACGCTTGGCCTCTGTCATATCCTTGCCAGACTTGATGCGGTTCTTCTCCCGCTCCAGAGCGTCCACCTTTTCGCGCTCCTCACGCTCGATGCGCTTCTGCTTGAGTTTCTCTTCGATGAGAGCGAGCTGGgccttcttctcctcctcggTGAGGGCCTTTTTCTCCTCCGTGGACTCGGAGAAGTTGCTGTGACCGGTCTTGGCGGCGTGATACTCCACTTCTGTGTGATCTTTAAGCACCTTGCCACAATCGTCGCATTTCAGAGA
Proteins encoded:
- the Pop4 gene encoding ribonuclease P protein subunit p29 produces the protein MDHAMSDLKEFITDLVVPHHRRSVNINQDHITMLEGSKIKKQHSRKRRAHKSTTLSRKEYAKLGLNTLPTKQMKYEEALPLHNLWKGYVREHLALREGGEVPEVHDPRYDEFSKQLVKLDLHGAKLRVTQSKCSTLENLSGICVMDTKNVLKLLGKDHRLRTVPKSECVFGLKVGNMEFTIFGQHLNIRPAERSVKKIKNFVEPFM
- the LOC108070608 gene encoding UBX domain-containing protein 1-B; protein product: MSDVQTLMDMGFPRERVEYALQVTSNKGVEPAMEWLLAHGDEEIPRQNTGDSKGPGTGVPPTSKEDPAASAAPSSSGAAEAASGSAVAKSLKCDDCGKVLKDHTEVEYHAAKTGHSNFSESTEEKKALTEEEKKAQLALIEEKLKQKRIEREEREKVDALEREKNRIKSGKDMTEAKRRMEELEMKKIVEQRKREKDEEKAARDRVRAQIEADKAARKAREQKEAGISEPAPSVSSTTASSPAPAVTSPQRVYTETRIQVRLQDGSTLQETFNIKEQLSAVRVFIQVKTGIETPFSLMTTFPRQLFAEEDYEKPLEVLGLVPSAVITMTKTAA